One Colius striatus isolate bColStr4 unplaced genomic scaffold, bColStr4.1.hap1 scaffold_40, whole genome shotgun sequence genomic window carries:
- the LOC133629348 gene encoding inositol 1,4,5-trisphosphate receptor-interacting protein-like 1, with protein sequence MALVRFFTNLLSLFIPEAQQCYARMNEAVLKPTEEQLIQQAREIHEMLLISSSFLVPPRQPRQPVISWEDLIVAAVLVLLLGLYWWTRRRSPDTDDSSSEGSSGSDTHCQEVESEGETVEERHHALIYERRIQWTVLSLCYTSSTVQELLDDLLRLLQGRLANSSSPELQPAIGVGSAFEGWNPCDSDVTYRMLVPLKAPHGYSFHLEPDFAQELPGKNFCVRVSPECTCSAEEPAGDAPCFLHYPEEPRRRNQGPSVLDTLCTGPYLDVHKTALWFQNLVTSAWGELPQSRRYQMQLQLSRHSCKLKLSNAARAPLFVELLFGVQQGDSDIFVSSQTAAGFFTPRTTWPETCAVAEAKFFRHVARNAPPGSYHLNCLQLCARMVPGTGFSTYIIKTVVMHLLTTTPLSDWRRRYLLPRLKEIMRYLRRRVEEKRLNHFFFGNHNVPEEIVLPPAFREAKPINLFQHLTDDTAAHAEALRDCEQLQDRLTGRLIREDERGLEAES encoded by the coding sequence ATGGCGCTCGTGCGCTTCTTCACCAATCTGCTGTCGCTCTTCATCCCAGAGGCACAGCAGTGTTATGCCAGGATGAACGAGGCCGTGTTGAAGCCGACAGAAGAGCAGCTGATCCAGCAGGCGAGAGAAATACATGAGATGCTGCTCATCAGCTCCAGTTTCCTGGTGCCGCCGCGGCAGCCGAGGCAGCCCGTCATTTCCTGGGAAGACCTGATCGTTGCTGCAGTCCTGGTCCTGCTCTTGGGACTGTACTGGTGGACCAGGAgaaggagccctgacacagacgacagcagcagtgaggggaGCTCAGGCAGTGACACACACTGCCAGGAGGTAGAAAGCGAAGGAGAAACTGTTGAAGAGAGGCACCACGCTTTGATTTATGAGAGGCGCATCCAGTGGACAGTGCTCAGTCTGTGCTACACCAGCAGCacggtgcaggagctgctggatgaCCTCCTCCGTTTATTGCAAGGGCGCTTGGCCAACAGTTCCTCCCcggagctgcagccagccatCGGCGTGGGCAGCGCCTTCGAAGGCTGGAATCCTTGCGACAGCGACGTCACATACCGCATGCTCGTGCCCCTGAAGGCCCCCCATGGCTACTCCTTCCACCTGGAGCCAGACTTTGCACAGGAACTGCCGGGAAAGAACTTCTGCGTCCGTGTGTCCCCGGAGTGCACCTGCAGCGCAGAGGAGCCGGCAGGAGACGCGCCGTGCTTCCTCCACTACCCTGAGGAGCCACGGAGGAGGAATCAGGGTCCCAGTGTCCTCGACACCCTCTGCACTGGCCCTTACCTCGATGTTCATAAAACTGCCCTCTGGTTCCAGAACTTGGTGACGTCAGCCTGGGGGGAGCTGCCTCAGTCTCGCCGCTACcagatgcagctgcagctctccagacaCTCCTGCAAGCTGAAGCTGTCAAACGCCGCCCGAGCACCTCTCTTTGTTGAGCTGCTTTTTGGCGTGCAGCAAGGTGACTCAGACATCTTTGTGAGCAGCCAGACTGCAGCAGGTTTCTTCACCCCACGCACGACGTGGCCTGAGACCTGCGCTGTGGCAGAGGCCAAGTTCTTCAGGCACGTGGCCAGGAACGCCCCGCCTGGCAGCTACCACCTcaactgcctgcagctctgcgcTCGCATGGTGCCAGGAACGGGCTTTTCCACCTATATCATCAAGACGGTTGTGATGCACCTCCTGACCACCACTCCCCTGTCAGACTGGCGCAGGAGGTATCTGCTGCCGCGCCTGAAGGAAATCATGCGGTACCTGCGCCGCAGAGTGGAGGAGAAGCGCCTCAACCACTTCTTCTTTGGCAACCACAACGTGCCCGAGGAGATCGTCTTGCCTCCTGCCTTCCGAGAGGCCAAACCCATCAACCTCTTCCAGCACCTGACAGACGATACGGCTGCCCACGCCGAGGCACTGCGTGACTGTGAGCAGCTGCAAGATCGGCTCACAGGACGGCTCATCCGTGAGGATGAAAGAGGTCTTGAGGCAGAGAGCTGA